A region from the Vicia villosa cultivar HV-30 ecotype Madison, WI linkage group LG3, Vvil1.0, whole genome shotgun sequence genome encodes:
- the LOC131657145 gene encoding uncharacterized protein LOC131657145: MPNNRNVADGEFHYSSTQESTNIDQHNSYDDKEYLQKAMINALFAYAEASKAKSDFVLAERKSVNHTCSITECVRVLNEIEDVSDDVYMKAVEKFMDPNWREVFLAMCIDRRKEWLVRL, from the exons ATGCCGAACAACAG AAATGTTGCAGATGGAGAATTTCATTATTCATCTACTCAAGAATCAACAAATATAGATCAACATAATTCATATGATGATAAAGAGTATTTGCAAAAGGCAATGATAAATGCACTATTTGCATATGCTGAAGCATCTAAGgcaaaatcagattttgttttagcTGAAAGAAAGAGCGTAAATCATACTTGTTCAATTACAGAGTGTGTGAGGGTTCTTAATGAGATTGAAGATGTTAGCGACGATGTTTATATGAAAGCTGTGGAGAAATTTATGGATCCTAATTGGAGAGAAGTGTTTCTTGCTATGTGtattgatagaagaaaagaatgGTTGGTTAGACTTTAG